In one window of Gemmatimonadaceae bacterium DNA:
- a CDS encoding 30S ribosomal protein S12, protein MPTINQLVRRSRKDVVENSKSPALKSNPFKRGVCTRVYTTTPKKPNSALRKVAKVRLTNQIEVIAYIPGEGHNLQEHSIVLVRGGRVKDLPGVRYHIVRGSLDASGVNGRNQSRSKYGTKKPKPGQAAAAGKGGKKK, encoded by the coding sequence ATGCCTACTATCAATCAGCTCGTCCGCCGGTCCCGCAAGGACGTGGTGGAGAACAGCAAGTCGCCGGCGCTCAAGTCGAACCCGTTCAAGCGTGGCGTCTGCACGCGCGTGTACACGACGACGCCGAAGAAGCCGAACTCCGCGCTCCGCAAGGTCGCCAAGGTTCGGCTCACCAACCAGATCGAAGTCATCGCCTACATCCCGGGCGAGGGCCACAACCTGCAGGAGCACTCGATCGTGCTCGTGCGCGGTGGCCGCGTGAAGGACCTGCCGGGTGTGCGCTACCATATCGTGCGCGGTTCGCTCGACGCCTCCGGCGTGAACGGCCGCAACCAGAGCCGTTCCAAGTACGGCACCAAGAAGCCGAAGCCGGGCCAGGCCGCCGCGGCCGGTAAGGGAGGCAAGAAGAAGTGA
- the rpsG gene encoding 30S ribosomal protein S7 yields MSRRKKSVKRIILPDARYDSQTVSKFINNLMLQGRKATSEKIFYAAMDLVEARTSQPGVNIFKQALTNLKPVVEVKSRRVGGATYQVPVEVRPDRRTALAMRWLISYSRDRNEKSMPERLAAEVIAASKGEGNAIKKKEDTHRMAEANKAFAHYRW; encoded by the coding sequence GTGAGCCGCCGCAAGAAGTCCGTCAAGCGCATCATCCTGCCTGATGCCCGCTACGACAGCCAGACTGTCAGCAAGTTCATCAACAACCTGATGCTGCAGGGCCGCAAGGCCACGTCAGAGAAGATCTTCTACGCCGCCATGGACCTGGTCGAAGCTCGCACCAGCCAGCCGGGCGTGAACATCTTCAAGCAGGCGCTCACGAACCTGAAGCCGGTGGTGGAAGTGAAGAGCCGCCGCGTCGGTGGGGCCACCTACCAGGTGCCGGTGGAAGTCCGTCCCGACCGCCGCACGGCGCTCGCGATGCGCTGGCTGATCAGCTACTCGCGCGACCGCAACGAGAAGTCGATGCCCGAGCGCCTTGCCGCCGAAGTCATCGCCGCGAGCAAGGGCGAAGGCAACGCGATCAAGAAGAAGGAAGACACGCACCGCATGGCCGAGGCCAACAAGGCCTTCGCGCACTACCGCTGGTAG
- a CDS encoding PAS domain S-box protein: MSEPHPRTASPSSVRHLTRSYVLGLGLVAAIAIGTAALLLGVAQQAATAGPAELPLLARQLGRIALGFCLTLLAVLALEALFVFRPATRAISTLLQDQDAVKAELYGKAEEMYQNSVQQEMQNDVLHAQQQTLLDQQEELMAQQATLIEQRDHLEERTSELSRLTAILDATPDAVAVFALTGEVLYANAAAELQLLSARRRDWTHAAHLFTSDSVRQLRDVGFPRAIRRGLWQGEAQLRSRGGPQRTVVQTLLAHRGADGRVATISAMLQDVTEARMVARELETLSVVAQQSDHAISTTDGAGFITWVNPAWERLTGYTLDEAMGRRPGDMLQGTHTNTETVAQMRHALARGTSFSGELLNYRKDGSPFWIEMSITPSLDAKRQITGFVGLSRDVTVRRNAERERQQLAAAVAVTADGIAITGVSGALEFVNHAFARMHGYRPSELLQTPWASLYEPTEAQRLVREAIPEVTQVGFWQGEVRGRTRDGTCYPEELSLTLLPHGGLVSVSRDISDRKAAEERLLHLSVRDELTSLYNRRGFIAQADAMLRLATRQGVPCALLYGDLDAFKAVNDGYGHDAGDDALQVVAGILTTTFRETDLVARLGGDEFTILAIDVQPCDVAMLVDRVDDGVDRSNAARAHDPATSWTLGISLGVAYFDPASPQTVDALLRTADEAQYERKRQRKGGADQPPATGTRNARVTAV; this comes from the coding sequence TTGAGCGAACCCCATCCCCGCACGGCGAGCCCGTCCAGCGTCCGGCACCTGACCCGCAGCTACGTGCTCGGCCTGGGACTCGTGGCAGCCATCGCGATCGGCACCGCCGCGCTGCTGCTCGGGGTGGCGCAGCAGGCGGCCACCGCCGGCCCGGCGGAACTGCCCCTCCTCGCCCGCCAGCTCGGCCGCATCGCCCTCGGTTTCTGCCTCACCCTGCTCGCCGTGCTCGCGCTCGAGGCACTGTTCGTCTTCCGCCCCGCCACGCGCGCCATCAGCACCCTGCTCCAGGACCAGGATGCGGTGAAGGCCGAGCTCTACGGCAAGGCCGAGGAGATGTACCAGAACTCCGTGCAGCAGGAGATGCAGAACGATGTCCTGCACGCGCAGCAGCAGACGCTGCTCGACCAGCAGGAGGAGCTGATGGCGCAGCAGGCGACGCTCATCGAGCAACGTGACCACCTCGAGGAACGCACCAGCGAACTCTCGCGGCTGACCGCCATCCTCGATGCCACACCGGATGCCGTGGCGGTGTTCGCGCTGACGGGCGAGGTGCTGTATGCGAACGCCGCCGCCGAGCTCCAGCTGCTCTCCGCACGACGCCGCGACTGGACGCACGCCGCGCACCTGTTCACGTCCGACTCGGTCCGCCAGCTCCGCGATGTCGGGTTCCCGCGCGCGATCCGCCGCGGCCTCTGGCAGGGTGAGGCACAGCTGCGCAGCCGCGGCGGGCCACAGCGCACCGTGGTGCAGACGCTGCTCGCCCATCGCGGTGCCGACGGCCGCGTGGCGACCATCTCGGCGATGCTGCAGGACGTGACGGAGGCGCGCATGGTCGCGCGCGAGCTTGAGACGCTCTCGGTGGTCGCGCAGCAGAGCGACCACGCGATCTCCACCACCGATGGCGCCGGCTTCATCACCTGGGTCAACCCCGCCTGGGAACGCCTCACCGGCTACACGCTGGACGAGGCCATGGGACGCCGGCCGGGCGACATGCTCCAGGGCACGCACACCAACACCGAGACGGTGGCGCAGATGCGCCACGCACTGGCGCGCGGCACGAGCTTCAGTGGCGAGCTGCTGAACTACCGCAAGGACGGCTCACCGTTCTGGATCGAGATGAGCATCACGCCGTCGCTGGATGCCAAGCGGCAGATCACCGGCTTCGTCGGGCTCTCACGCGACGTCACGGTGCGCCGAAACGCCGAGCGCGAACGGCAGCAGCTCGCGGCGGCGGTGGCGGTGACGGCGGACGGCATCGCGATCACTGGCGTGAGCGGGGCGCTGGAGTTCGTGAACCATGCCTTCGCGCGGATGCATGGCTACCGGCCCTCGGAACTCCTGCAGACGCCCTGGGCCAGCCTGTATGAACCCACGGAGGCGCAGCGCCTGGTGCGCGAGGCGATCCCGGAAGTCACGCAGGTGGGATTCTGGCAGGGCGAGGTGAGGGGGCGCACGCGCGACGGCACCTGCTACCCGGAGGAGCTCTCGCTCACGCTGCTGCCCCATGGGGGCCTGGTGTCGGTGTCCCGCGACATCTCGGACCGCAAGGCGGCCGAGGAGCGGCTCCTCCACCTGTCGGTGCGCGATGAGCTCACGTCGCTCTACAACCGGCGCGGCTTCATCGCGCAGGCCGACGCGATGCTGCGGCTGGCGACGCGTCAGGGCGTGCCGTGTGCACTGCTCTACGGCGACCTGGACGCCTTCAAGGCGGTGAACGACGGCTACGGGCATGATGCCGGTGACGACGCGCTGCAGGTGGTGGCCGGGATCCTCACCACGACCTTCCGCGAGACCGACCTGGTAGCCCGCCTTGGCGGCGACGAATTCACGATCCTCGCGATCGACGTGCAACCCTGCGACGTGGCGATGCTGGTGGATCGTGTCGATGACGGCGTGGACCGCAGCAATGCCGCCCGTGCGCACGACCCGGCCACCTCGTGGACGCTCGGCATCAGCCTCGGCGTGGCGTACTTCGATCCCGCCTCACCGCAGACAGTGGATGCGTTGCTGCGCACTGCCGACGAGGCGCAGTACGAGCGGAAGCGCCAGCGGAAGGGGGGCGCGGATCAGCCCCCCGCAACGGGAACCCGCAATGCGCGTGTGACCGCCGTGTAG